A genome region from Caminicella sporogenes DSM 14501 includes the following:
- the pheS gene encoding phenylalanine--tRNA ligase subunit alpha, whose protein sequence is MKEQLQQILENSKREISSVNTMEELEQIRIKYLGKKGKLTLVLREMGKLSKEERPVIGKLANEVRQEIERELEFNKNVIKEKEKKAKLENEVIDVTMPGKINKVGHKHPLTLVLDEIQNIFIGMGFKIAEGPEIETVYHNFDALNAPKDHPSRDLSDTFYISEDILLRTQTSPVQVRVMQKTKPPIRIISPGRCYRFDEIDATHSPMFHQIEGLVVDKGITFTDLKGTLDLFAKRLFGIGTKTKFRPHYFPFTEPSAEVDVSCFKCGGKGCRMCKGSGWIEILGCGMVHPNVLKECGIDPEIYSGFAFGMGLDRITMLKLEIDDIRHFFDNDMRFIEQF, encoded by the coding sequence ATGAAAGAGCAGTTACAGCAGATATTAGAAAATTCTAAAAGGGAAATATCTTCAGTTAATACTATGGAAGAATTAGAGCAGATTAGAATTAAATATTTAGGAAAAAAAGGTAAGTTAACTCTTGTTTTAAGAGAAATGGGTAAACTTTCTAAAGAAGAAAGACCTGTAATAGGTAAACTTGCAAATGAAGTTAGACAGGAAATAGAAAGAGAATTGGAATTTAATAAGAATGTTATAAAAGAAAAGGAAAAAAAGGCTAAACTTGAGAATGAAGTAATTGATGTTACTATGCCGGGAAAAATAAATAAAGTAGGGCATAAGCATCCTCTAACTTTAGTATTAGATGAAATACAAAATATATTTATAGGAATGGGTTTTAAAATAGCTGAGGGACCAGAAATAGAGACAGTGTATCATAATTTTGATGCCTTAAATGCACCTAAAGACCATCCGTCTAGAGATTTGTCAGATACATTTTATATAAGTGAAGATATACTGCTTAGAACTCAAACATCACCTGTACAGGTAAGAGTTATGCAGAAAACAAAACCGCCAATACGAATAATTTCACCTGGAAGATGTTATCGTTTTGATGAAATAGATGCTACTCATTCACCTATGTTTCATCAAATAGAAGGATTAGTTGTAGATAAGGGTATAACTTTTACAGATTTGAAGGGAACTTTAGATTTATTTGCTAAGAGACTTTTTGGAATAGGGACTAAAACAAAGTTTCGTCCTCATTATTTTCCTTTTACAGAACCGAGTGCAGAGGTAGATGTTTCTTGTTTTAAATGTGGCGGTAAAGGATGTAGAATGTGTAAAGGAAGTGGGTGGATAGAAATACTAGGGTGTGGTATGGTACATCCTAATGTTCTTAAGGAATGTGGAATAGACCCTGAAATTTATAGTGGTTTTGCATTTGGAATGGGACTTGATAGAATTACAATGCTTAAACTTGAAATAGATGATATAAGACATTTCTTTGATAACGATATGAGATTTATAGAACAATTTTAA
- a CDS encoding YqzL family protein: MFNMCQIFWKIFMLTGNVDAYLLYKELMSY, encoded by the coding sequence ATGTTCAACATGTGTCAAATTTTCTGGAAAATTTTTATGTTAACTGGTAATGTGGATGCATATTTGCTTTATAAGGAATTGATGAGTTATTAA
- the rlmB gene encoding 23S rRNA (guanosine(2251)-2'-O)-methyltransferase RlmB, whose amino-acid sequence MTLEITSPNNKHVKHIKSLQIKKYRDKYGEFIIEGLRIIRHSLENNVELLAVYYSENMKDFEILKTISEKNINIFKIDSKIMKQISTTENSQGIIGIVKKKFYDLEDFMDKDEISIAILDRLQDPGNVGTIIRTADAAGFDAVVMIKGCVDIYNSKTIRATMGSIFTMPIIYAHDIDELIYKLKTNGIDIISTVLSAEKYHNEVVYKKKNAVIIGNEGSGISKEFIEKSNIKVKIPMLGNAESLNASVAAGIIMYEIVRQKFNFKNSKN is encoded by the coding sequence TTGACCTTAGAAATAACTTCACCAAATAATAAGCATGTGAAACATATAAAGTCACTACAGATAAAAAAATATAGAGATAAATATGGTGAGTTTATTATAGAAGGTTTGAGAATAATAAGACATAGTCTTGAAAATAATGTAGAGCTTTTAGCTGTGTATTATTCTGAAAATATGAAGGATTTTGAAATTTTAAAAACTATATCTGAAAAGAATATTAATATATTTAAAATAGACAGTAAAATTATGAAGCAGATTTCAACAACAGAAAATTCTCAAGGTATTATAGGTATAGTTAAGAAAAAGTTTTATGATTTGGAAGATTTTATGGATAAAGATGAGATTTCAATAGCAATTTTAGATAGATTGCAGGACCCGGGAAATGTTGGAACTATTATTAGGACAGCAGATGCTGCAGGTTTTGATGCAGTAGTTATGATAAAAGGTTGTGTAGATATTTACAATAGTAAAACTATTAGAGCTACTATGGGTTCAATATTTACTATGCCTATAATATATGCCCATGATATTGATGAGCTTATTTATAAATTAAAAACAAATGGTATTGACATTATTTCGACTGTATTAAGTGCAGAAAAATATCATAATGAAGTAGTATATAAAAAGAAAAATGCTGTTATTATAGGGAATGAAGGCAGCGGTATTTCTAAAGAATTTATTGAAAAGTCGAATATAAAAGTAAAAATTCCAATGTTAGGAAATGCAGAATCATTGAATGCTTCTGTTGCAGCAGGGATTATTATGTATGAAATAGTTAGGCAAAAGTTTAATTTCAAAAATTCTAAAAATTAA
- a CDS encoding potassium channel family protein produces the protein MKKQFAVIGCGRFGSSIAKVLFDMGHEVLAIDKSEEIVQNIANYVTHAVQADATDENSIKALGIRNFDVAVVTIGSNIQSSILITLMVKEIGVKYVVAKAQNELHAKVLYKIGADRVVFPEREMGVRVAHNLVSSNIMDYIELAPDYSIVEIAALDEWIGKSLIDINMRSKYGINVMAIKHGADINIAPRASDVIMQGDVLVVIGHNDDLRKIEKR, from the coding sequence ATGAAAAAACAATTTGCTGTTATTGGATGTGGACGTTTTGGTTCAAGTATCGCGAAAGTATTATTTGACATGGGACATGAAGTTTTAGCTATAGATAAGAGTGAAGAAATTGTACAAAATATTGCAAATTATGTAACTCATGCAGTTCAAGCAGATGCTACCGATGAAAATTCCATTAAAGCATTGGGAATAAGAAATTTTGATGTAGCAGTCGTAACAATAGGGTCAAATATTCAATCTTCAATACTCATAACTTTGATGGTAAAAGAAATTGGAGTTAAATATGTTGTAGCTAAAGCTCAGAATGAATTACATGCTAAAGTACTTTATAAAATAGGAGCAGATAGAGTAGTATTTCCGGAGAGAGAAATGGGAGTAAGAGTTGCTCATAATTTAGTATCCTCAAATATAATGGATTATATTGAACTTGCTCCAGATTACAGTATAGTTGAAATAGCAGCTTTAGATGAGTGGATAGGAAAAAGCCTTATAGATATAAATATGAGGTCAAAATATGGTATAAATGTAATGGCAATTAAACATGGAGCAGATATAAATATAGCTCCTAGGGCTTCAGATGTAATCATGCAAGGTGATGTTTTAGTAGTAATAGGACATAATGATGACTTGCGAAAAATAGAAAAAAGATAG
- the rplT gene encoding 50S ribosomal protein L20, translating to MARVKKAVNAKKKHKKILKLAKGYYGAKSKLFRPANEAVMRSLRFAYIGRKLRKRDFRKLWISRINAAARMNGLSYSRFMNGLKLAGVNINRKMLSEMAIHDSEGFKQLVEVAKSKLNA from the coding sequence ATGGCAAGAGTAAAAAAAGCAGTAAATGCTAAAAAGAAACATAAAAAGATATTAAAGCTTGCAAAAGGTTACTATGGAGCTAAGTCTAAACTTTTTAGACCTGCTAATGAAGCAGTAATGAGGTCATTAAGGTTTGCATATATTGGTCGTAAATTGAGAAAAAGAGATTTTAGAAAGCTTTGGATTTCAAGAATTAATGCAGCTGCAAGAATGAATGGTTTATCATACAGCAGATTTATGAATGGTTTAAAACTTGCTGGTGTTAATATAAATAGAAAAATGCTTTCTGAAATGGCTATTCACGATAGTGAAGGTTTCAAGCAGTTAGTTGAAGTTGCTAAATCAAAGTTAAATGCATAA
- the rpmI gene encoding 50S ribosomal protein L35 yields the protein MPKMKTHRGAAKRFKKTASGKLKRYKAYKSHILTKKTSKRKRNLRQSDVVSKGDQKRIATLLPYL from the coding sequence ATGCCTAAGATGAAAACACACAGAGGGGCAGCAAAAAGATTTAAGAAAACAGCAAGTGGAAAGTTAAAAAGATATAAGGCTTATAAAAGCCATATATTAACTAAGAAGACTTCTAAGAGAAAGAGAAATTTACGTCAATCAGATGTTGTGTCTAAAGGAGATCAAAAGAGAATAGCAACATTACTTCCATATCTGTAA
- a CDS encoding ABC transporter permease subunit: MADVNKLEFLKEDKNNSFKIKKFLINHSVTLLFVVICMIAIYISKLSPFYIINELLTRITRNSFLVLSLIIPVLAGMGLNFGITIGAMAGQIAIIAIAHWKIGGIWGFLLCIVLSTPIAVLFGNLTGKLLNKTKGQEMIASMIAGFFANGLYQFLFLFLIGTLIPMKNPELILSRGIGIRNTVDLSRNNGIMYALDNLLKLPLFNVLIVGFIIALAYSLYKIFKSNSAKENKKGKIRYIVIAVLSVVVIVFSFVLVSFNQYIPNNNIRMLKNLKLPVVTAIVIFLLCMFNNVILKTKLGQDFRTVGQDMHIAEVSGINVDKVRILAITISTLLAAWGQIIFLQNIGTLNTYGSHVQIGLFSIAALLVGGASVTKATVGQGLLGIILFHTLFIVSPQAGKNLFGDAQIGEYFRAFVAYGVIGISLGLHAWKKTFGKKY; encoded by the coding sequence ATGGCTGATGTAAATAAATTAGAATTTTTAAAAGAAGATAAAAATAATTCATTTAAAATAAAAAAGTTCTTAATTAATCACAGTGTTACTCTATTATTTGTTGTTATATGTATGATTGCGATATATATTTCAAAGTTATCTCCTTTTTATATAATAAATGAACTGCTTACTAGAATTACAAGAAATTCATTTTTAGTTCTTTCGCTTATTATTCCCGTTTTAGCAGGTATGGGATTAAATTTTGGTATTACAATTGGAGCAATGGCGGGGCAAATAGCAATTATTGCAATAGCACATTGGAAAATAGGTGGCATATGGGGATTTCTTTTGTGTATTGTACTATCTACACCTATAGCTGTATTATTTGGAAATTTGACAGGAAAACTGCTTAATAAAACTAAAGGGCAGGAAATGATTGCAAGTATGATTGCAGGTTTTTTTGCAAATGGTTTATATCAATTTTTATTCTTGTTTCTTATAGGAACATTAATACCAATGAAAAATCCAGAATTAATTTTAAGTAGAGGAATAGGAATAAGAAATACTGTTGACCTTTCTAGAAATAATGGAATAATGTATGCACTAGATAATTTATTAAAACTTCCATTATTTAATGTATTAATAGTTGGTTTTATCATAGCTTTAGCTTATTCTCTATATAAAATATTTAAAAGTAATAGTGCAAAGGAAAATAAAAAAGGTAAAATTAGATATATAGTAATAGCAGTATTAAGCGTAGTAGTAATAGTATTTAGTTTTGTTTTAGTTTCTTTTAATCAATATATTCCAAACAATAATATCAGAATGCTTAAAAATTTAAAGTTGCCAGTTGTTACTGCTATAGTCATATTTTTGTTATGCATGTTTAATAACGTAATTCTTAAAACTAAGTTAGGACAAGATTTTAGAACTGTAGGGCAGGATATGCATATAGCAGAAGTTTCGGGTATAAATGTAGATAAAGTTAGAATATTAGCTATAACTATTTCAACTTTATTGGCAGCTTGGGGACAAATTATATTTTTGCAAAATATTGGAACTTTAAATACATATGGAAGTCATGTTCAAATAGGATTATTTTCAATTGCTGCACTTCTTGTAGGTGGAGCATCAGTTACTAAAGCTACTGTGGGACAGGGATTGCTTGGGATAATTCTTTTCCATACATTATTTATTGTTTCTCCACAAGCAGGTAAAAACTTGTTTGGTGATGCTCAAATTGGTGAATATTTTAGGGCGTTTGTAGCATATGGCGTTATAGGAATTTCTTTAGGATTACATGCATGGAAAAAAACTTTTGGAAAAAAATATTGA
- a CDS encoding ABC transporter permease subunit, with protein sequence MTDTVKQYTKKIGLPRLIISLFFLFLWIVSFIIKLPISTLVSDTIRRFGMFGILVLAMVPAIQSGIGPNFALPLGIICGLLGGLISLEMGFVGMWAFIAAILISLPFAVITGLIYGMLLNKIKGSEMLVATYTGFSIVSFMCMMWIFLPFKHREMVWPIGKGLRVTISLDTTFGEILNNWLGIRIGHIYIPTGLLLFFFGTCIIVWLFTRSKLGIAIRAAGDNPKFAQASGINVDKTRIIGTILSNVLGAVGILVYAQSYGFFQLYLAPLYMAFPAVAAILIGGASAKKAKISHVIIGVLLFQGLLTVALPVANAVVSEGNLSEVLRMIVQNGIILYALTQVGGEK encoded by the coding sequence ATGACTGATACGGTAAAGCAATATACAAAAAAAATAGGGCTTCCAAGATTAATTATAAGTTTATTTTTCTTATTTCTTTGGATAGTTTCTTTTATCATAAAATTACCTATTAGTACGCTTGTATCTGATACGATTCGTAGATTTGGAATGTTTGGCATTTTAGTTCTTGCTATGGTGCCAGCAATTCAATCGGGAATAGGACCAAATTTTGCTCTGCCTCTTGGAATAATTTGCGGGCTTCTTGGAGGACTTATTAGTCTAGAAATGGGATTTGTAGGGATGTGGGCTTTTATTGCTGCTATATTGATTTCTTTGCCCTTTGCTGTAATAACTGGATTAATTTACGGAATGTTACTAAACAAGATAAAAGGTTCAGAGATGTTAGTTGCAACTTATACTGGGTTTTCAATAGTTTCTTTTATGTGTATGATGTGGATATTTTTACCATTCAAACACAGAGAAATGGTTTGGCCGATAGGAAAGGGATTAAGGGTTACAATTTCACTTGATACAACATTTGGAGAAATACTTAATAACTGGTTGGGAATAAGAATAGGGCACATATATATACCAACAGGACTTTTATTATTTTTCTTTGGTACATGTATTATAGTTTGGCTTTTTACTCGAAGCAAATTAGGTATTGCAATTAGAGCGGCAGGAGATAATCCTAAGTTTGCACAGGCATCTGGCATAAATGTAGATAAGACGAGAATTATAGGTACAATACTTTCTAATGTACTCGGAGCAGTGGGAATCTTAGTTTATGCTCAAAGTTATGGATTTTTTCAATTGTATTTAGCACCGCTATATATGGCTTTTCCAGCAGTAGCAGCAATTTTAATTGGCGGTGCATCAGCTAAAAAAGCTAAAATATCTCATGTAATTATAGGAGTATTATTATTTCAGGGACTTTTAACTGTTGCACTTCCTGTTGCAAATGCAGTTGTAAGTGAAGGAAATTTATCAGAAGTTCTCCGCATGATAGTACAAAATGGAATAATTCTTTATGCACTTACTCAAGTAGGAGGTGAAAAGTAG
- a CDS encoding sugar ABC transporter ATP-binding protein yields MQEKYMLQMKNINKEYFGNKVLKGVNLSVKRGEIHALLGENGAGKSTLMNILFGMPVIHSTGGFSGEVYIDGKKREVKSPKEAMECGIGMVHQEFMLIPGFTLTENIKLNREITKDNLVSRIFKRDSLKFLDYKKMGKDARKALDTLGIDIDEWARIAGLPVGYMQFVEIAREIDKVGVKLLVFDEPTAVLTESEADNLIKAMKKLASSGIAILFITHRLDEVMKAADSITILRDGELVATRKKEETNVLELAELMVGRKVEVIAKSGEDGEDFEKRETILSIKNLKVDMPGEEVKGINLEIKKGEILGIGGLAGQGKIGIANGIMGLYPSSGEVYLKGEKLKLNDTYEALKRGLAFVSEDRRGVGLLLDSSIEHNIVVTTMQIKNKFLKRFGIFNQLDKKEIRNHALKMIKELDIRCTGPEQLTRRLSGGNQQKVCLARALTLEPEVLFVSEPTRGIDIGAKKLVLDLLVKLNKEFGMTIIMTSSELAELRAISDRIVIISEGKVEGILKPTDSDRDFGLMMAGEYHKLYNKEAI; encoded by the coding sequence ATGCAGGAAAAGTATATGCTGCAGATGAAAAATATAAATAAGGAATATTTTGGTAATAAAGTTTTAAAAGGTGTAAATTTATCTGTTAAAAGGGGAGAAATACATGCTCTGTTAGGAGAAAATGGTGCTGGAAAATCTACGCTTATGAATATTTTATTTGGTATGCCTGTAATTCATTCAACTGGTGGGTTTAGCGGAGAAGTTTATATAGATGGAAAAAAAAGAGAAGTAAAGTCTCCAAAGGAAGCTATGGAATGTGGAATTGGTATGGTTCATCAGGAGTTTATGCTCATACCCGGTTTTACATTGACAGAAAATATAAAATTAAATAGAGAAATTACCAAAGATAATTTGGTATCAAGAATTTTTAAAAGAGATAGTTTGAAATTTTTAGATTATAAAAAAATGGGGAAAGATGCTCGAAAAGCCTTAGATACTCTTGGAATAGATATAGATGAGTGGGCAAGGATAGCAGGACTTCCTGTAGGGTATATGCAGTTTGTAGAAATTGCTAGAGAAATAGATAAAGTAGGAGTTAAACTTTTAGTTTTTGATGAACCTACTGCTGTGCTTACAGAAAGTGAGGCAGATAATCTTATTAAGGCAATGAAAAAACTAGCATCATCTGGAATAGCTATTTTGTTTATTACCCACAGGCTTGATGAAGTTATGAAAGCTGCTGATAGTATTACTATTCTCAGAGATGGAGAGCTAGTTGCTACTCGCAAGAAAGAAGAAACGAATGTTTTGGAGTTAGCAGAACTTATGGTAGGTAGAAAAGTAGAAGTTATTGCAAAAAGTGGAGAAGATGGAGAAGATTTTGAAAAGAGAGAAACTATATTGTCTATAAAAAATTTAAAAGTAGATATGCCCGGTGAAGAAGTTAAGGGGATTAATCTTGAAATTAAAAAGGGCGAAATACTTGGAATAGGAGGATTAGCTGGGCAAGGGAAAATAGGTATAGCTAATGGCATAATGGGACTTTATCCTTCCTCGGGAGAGGTATATTTAAAAGGGGAAAAATTAAAGTTAAATGATACTTATGAAGCTTTAAAAAGAGGTTTAGCATTTGTATCGGAAGATAGGAGAGGAGTAGGATTACTTTTAGATTCTTCTATCGAACATAATATTGTAGTAACTACTATGCAGATAAAAAATAAATTTTTAAAAAGATTTGGTATATTTAATCAATTAGATAAAAAAGAAATTAGAAATCATGCATTAAAAATGATTAAAGAATTAGATATAAGGTGTACTGGACCTGAGCAGCTTACAAGGCGATTGAGTGGAGGAAATCAGCAAAAAGTTTGTTTAGCTAGAGCTCTTACTTTAGAGCCAGAAGTATTATTTGTTTCTGAACCTACTAGAGGAATTGATATAGGAGCTAAAAAGTTAGTTTTAGATTTACTGGTGAAATTGAATAAAGAATTTGGAATGACTATAATTATGACTTCAAGTGAACTTGCTGAGCTTAGAGCAATATCTGATAGAATAGTGATTATTTCTGAAGGAAAAGTAGAAGGTATTTTAAAACCGACTGATAGTGATAGAGATTTTGGTTTAATGATGGCTGGAGAATATCATAAACTTTATAATAAGGAGGCTATTTAA
- a CDS encoding DUF3798 domain-containing protein, which yields MLKKLLSIMLILSLVLGLIGCSQPASNESDNNTSNEAEKVDEQSAQTSNTSNNWKIGIMTGTVSQNEEEYRAAQRVQKKYGKEHVILMTYPDKFMDEQETTIANVLNMASDPDVKAIIIVQAVPGTVAAIKKAREIRDDILFIAGTPGEDPSQIAAVADVVFAMNELAMGETIPKQAKKQGAKVLVHYSFPRHMSYPLLAARRDLLKENCEKLGIKFVDATAPDPTGDAGVSGAQQFILEDVPRMVEKYGKDTAFFSTNCAMQVPLISACLEEGAIYPQPCCPSPYHGFPSALGIEIPEDKKGDVEYAIEQIKAKIAEKGGTGRFSTWPVPVAMMFIEAGAEYAKAYIEGKTNGKLDVDVIKDKFKEYAKTDISLTPLEENGNKYDNYLMVLLDFLDF from the coding sequence ATGTTAAAAAAATTATTGTCAATAATGCTTATACTTTCTTTGGTACTTGGTTTAATTGGTTGTAGCCAACCTGCTTCAAATGAGTCGGATAATAATACTTCAAATGAAGCAGAAAAAGTAGATGAGCAGTCAGCTCAAACTTCAAACACTTCTAATAATTGGAAGATAGGCATTATGACAGGCACAGTATCTCAGAATGAAGAGGAATATAGGGCAGCTCAGAGAGTTCAAAAGAAATATGGTAAAGAACATGTTATATTAATGACTTATCCGGATAAGTTTATGGATGAGCAGGAAACAACTATAGCAAATGTTTTAAATATGGCATCAGACCCAGATGTAAAAGCTATAATTATAGTTCAGGCTGTTCCTGGAACTGTTGCAGCTATTAAAAAAGCTAGAGAAATAAGAGATGATATTTTATTTATTGCTGGTACTCCGGGTGAAGACCCTAGTCAGATAGCTGCAGTGGCAGATGTTGTATTTGCTATGAATGAATTAGCAATGGGAGAAACTATTCCAAAACAAGCTAAAAAACAAGGTGCTAAAGTACTTGTGCACTATTCATTTCCAAGACATATGTCATATCCGCTTTTAGCAGCAAGGAGAGATTTGTTAAAAGAAAATTGTGAAAAGTTAGGTATAAAATTTGTTGATGCTACTGCTCCAGACCCAACAGGTGATGCTGGTGTATCAGGAGCTCAGCAGTTCATACTTGAAGATGTGCCAAGAATGGTTGAAAAATATGGAAAGGATACAGCATTTTTCAGTACAAATTGTGCTATGCAAGTTCCATTAATTTCAGCTTGTCTTGAAGAAGGTGCTATTTATCCTCAACCTTGCTGTCCATCTCCATATCATGGATTTCCATCAGCTTTAGGTATAGAAATACCAGAAGATAAAAAAGGAGACGTTGAATATGCTATAGAACAAATAAAAGCTAAAATTGCAGAAAAAGGTGGAACAGGTAGATTTTCTACATGGCCAGTTCCAGTTGCTATGATGTTTATTGAAGCTGGAGCAGAATATGCTAAGGCTTATATAGAAGGAAAAACTAATGGCAAATTAGATGTAGATGTTATTAAGGACAAGTTTAAAGAATATGCAAAAACTGATATAAGCTTAACTCCACTTGAAGAAAATGGTAATAAGTATGATAATTATTTAATGGTGCTATTAGACTTTTTAGATTTTTAA
- the ftsH gene encoding ATP-dependent zinc metalloprotease FtsH has translation MKRKTIFFIIFISIIVNTVIIALSNSSNNFSNIFNNTSKYIFILFNIILIICFFRINNSPQLATVNLKNEKNEKRREENSSPKIGFSDVAGLEEVKEELGEIIDFLKNPEKYKAMGAKIPKGILLYGPPGTGKTLLAKAIAGETNSKFIHASGSEFVEKYVGVGAKRVRTLFEKARKESPSVIFIDEIDAIGAKRSLESNNEKDQTLNQLLIEMDGFNNDQTIIVIGATNRIDMLDEALLRPGRFDRNIYIGNPDINSRKEIFKVHLKNKPINPNINIEELAKKTHGMSGAHISNIANEAAILAVRKNKKIIDKEDFDEAIEKVIGGLERKNSHIIDKEKRRVSFHEAGHALMGKILNTDLITKISIIPRSQALGYVMYTPEEERFLITKEELFNKIKVMLAGRAAEEVIYGNISTGAKDDLKKANQLAFQMVCEYGMSNLENRFFEPTLIKTCYNIIDEEINKIINSCYKDSFEIIKSKKDILCKIAESLYEKESLTGEELENILKEHENSNNLLVKT, from the coding sequence TTGAAAAGAAAAACTATCTTTTTTATTATTTTTATTTCAATAATTGTCAATACAGTTATTATTGCTCTTTCAAATAGTAGTAATAACTTTTCAAATATCTTCAATAATACAAGTAAATATATTTTTATATTGTTTAACATTATTTTAATCATTTGTTTTTTTAGAATTAACAACTCTCCTCAATTAGCTACTGTAAACTTAAAAAATGAAAAAAATGAAAAAAGGCGTGAAGAAAACAGTAGTCCCAAAATAGGTTTTTCAGATGTAGCCGGTTTAGAAGAAGTAAAAGAAGAACTAGGTGAAATAATTGATTTTTTAAAAAATCCAGAAAAATATAAAGCTATGGGAGCAAAAATCCCTAAAGGTATACTGCTCTATGGCCCACCCGGAACTGGTAAAACCCTATTAGCTAAAGCTATAGCAGGAGAAACAAATTCAAAATTCATACATGCAAGCGGCTCTGAGTTCGTAGAAAAATACGTAGGAGTTGGTGCAAAAAGAGTAAGAACCCTTTTTGAAAAAGCTAGAAAAGAATCTCCTTCTGTTATTTTTATAGATGAAATTGATGCTATAGGTGCAAAGAGAAGTTTAGAAAGCAATAATGAAAAAGACCAAACTTTAAATCAATTATTAATTGAAATGGATGGATTCAACAATGACCAAACTATAATAGTAATCGGTGCTACAAATCGTATAGATATGCTTGATGAAGCATTACTGCGTCCGGGCAGATTTGATAGAAATATATATATTGGAAATCCAGATATTAATTCTAGAAAGGAAATCTTTAAAGTACATTTAAAAAACAAACCTATAAATCCTAATATAAATATAGAAGAACTTGCAAAAAAAACACACGGTATGTCAGGTGCTCATATTTCTAACATTGCAAATGAAGCTGCTATTTTAGCAGTTAGAAAAAATAAAAAAATTATTGATAAAGAAGATTTTGATGAAGCTATTGAAAAAGTCATAGGAGGACTTGAAAGAAAAAATTCTCATATCATTGATAAAGAAAAAAGAAGGGTTTCTTTTCATGAAGCCGGTCATGCTTTAATGGGAAAAATTTTAAATACAGATTTAATTACTAAAATCTCTATAATTCCAAGAAGTCAAGCACTTGGCTATGTAATGTATACTCCAGAAGAAGAAAGATTTTTAATCACTAAAGAAGAACTTTTTAACAAAATTAAAGTAATGCTCGCAGGAAGAGCAGCAGAAGAAGTAATATATGGAAATATATCAACTGGAGCTAAAGATGACCTTAAAAAAGCAAATCAATTAGCTTTTCAAATGGTTTGCGAATACGGAATGAGTAATCTAGAAAATAGATTTTTCGAACCAACACTTATAAAAACTTGCTACAATATAATAGATGAAGAAATAAACAAAATAATAAATTCCTGCTACAAAGATTCTTTTGAAATAATAAAATCTAAAAAAGATATTTTATGTAAAATAGCAGAATCTTTATATGAAAAAGAAAGTTTAACAGGAGAAGAATTGGAAAACATCTTAAAAGAACATGAAAATTCAAATAACCTATTAGTAAAAACATAA